A section of the Ovis canadensis isolate MfBH-ARS-UI-01 breed Bighorn chromosome 1, ARS-UI_OviCan_v2, whole genome shotgun sequence genome encodes:
- the LOC138418822 gene encoding olfactory receptor 5K1-like, which yields MAEDNCSLATEFILIGFTEHPDLRILLFLVFFIIYLITMVGNLGLVALIVTEQRLHTPMYIFLGNLALMDSCCSCAITPKMLENFFSKDKMISLYECMAQFYFLCLAESADSFLLAAMAYDRFVAICKPLQYHIMMSQKLCIKMTTGAYVPGNLHSMIHVGFLFRLTFRGSHQINHFFCDVLPLYRLSCVDPYINELMIFIFGGSVQIFTITIVIISYLYIIFTIFKMKSKEGRKKALSTCASHFLSVSIFYGSLLFTYIRPNSVNEEDKDLPVAIFYTLVIPLLNPFIYSLRNKEVINVMKKIMKKEQSKKKI from the exons ATGGCTGAGGATAACTGCTCCTTGGCAACTGAATTTATCCTCATAGGATTTACAGAACACCCAGATCTGAGGATTCTTCTGTTTCTGGTGTTCTTTATCATCTATCTGATCACCATGGTGGGGAATCTTGGCCTGGTGGCATTGATAGTAACAGAGCAACGTCTTCACACACCAATGTACATCTTCCTGGGTAATCTTGCTCTAATGGATTCCTGTTGTTCCTGTGCCATTACCCCCAAAATGTTGGAGAACTTCTTTTCTAAGGACAAAATGATTTCTCTCTATGAATGCATGgcacaattttattttctctgtcttgCTGAAAGTGCAGACTCCTTTCTCCTGGCAGCAATGGCTTATGATCGCTTtgtggccatctgcaaaccaTTGCAGTACCACATCATGATGTCACAGAAACTCTGCATTAAGATGACCACAGGGGCGTACGTACCTGGAAACCTGCATTCTATGATTCACGTAGGGTTTCTGTTTAGGTTAACTTTCCGTGGGTCTCATCAAATCAATCACTTTTTTTGTGATGTTCTTCCATTATACAGACTCTCCTGTGTGGACCCTTATATCAATGAAttaatgatatttatctttggaGGATCAGTTCAAATATTCACTATTACCATAGTAATAATTTCTTACCTTTATATCATTTTCACAATTTTCAAGATGAAAtctaaagaaggaagaaagaaagctttATCTACTTGTGCATCCCACTTTCTGTCTGTCTCAATATTCTATGGTTCTCTTCTCTTTACATACATTCGACCGAATTCAGTTAATGAAGAAGATAAAGATTTACCTGTTGCTATTTTTTATACTCTAGTTATTCCTTTATTAAACCCTTTTATTTATAGTTTAAGAAATAAGGAAGTAATAAAtgttatgaaaaaaattatgaa aaaggaacaatccaagaagaagatataa